One window from the genome of Cyclobacterium amurskyense encodes:
- a CDS encoding sulfatase-like hydrolase/transferase — protein sequence MQRPHIKFNSIVLVLLGACFLSSISSYGRQSPNSTSPPNILIITVDNVGYGDFSFMNEASPILTPNLNKIAKQGAILTDFYTGSPTCTASRASLLTGRIPQRNKLDYQLGGLAGNYGIGLPQTEIIIPKVLKNSPHGYQTGAFGKWNIGFAPGSRPTERGFDEFLGIASGNVDHFSHVYAGRHDLYHNTTAINRHGEYSTDLFANAAIDFINEKTSENKPWMVYLPFDAPHHPGDRNIAPGEENIWKAPDYAFKPYGLSPDERDPKKRFNAIVTAIDMAVGRLMDSLDELGIADNTFVFFYSDNGAFYPYLDIQSNAPLNGAGVTLWEGGIRVPALVRWPGKVKANETIDTRLWSLDLMQAAANLAEAELPQDRYYDGRNPLPVLTGATKHSPHASMFFKYKGQEALIWGDYKIFRESNEEPWKLFNLQEDIGETNDLAEKRPDLVKKLEEPFKLTEAEIKSDLERERLTPYTSNNN from the coding sequence ATGCAAAGACCTCATATTAAATTTAATAGTATTGTTTTAGTTCTATTAGGAGCTTGTTTTCTAAGTAGTATTTCTTCATATGGAAGACAAAGTCCCAATTCAACTTCTCCTCCAAATATCCTTATCATTACCGTAGACAATGTAGGCTATGGGGATTTTAGTTTTATGAATGAGGCTTCACCCATATTGACCCCTAATTTGAATAAAATAGCCAAACAAGGGGCTATTTTGACTGATTTCTATACCGGTTCTCCTACATGTACAGCCTCTAGAGCTAGTTTGCTTACCGGAAGAATACCCCAAAGAAACAAATTGGACTATCAACTTGGAGGATTGGCAGGAAATTATGGCATTGGTCTTCCACAAACTGAAATTATTATTCCAAAGGTATTGAAAAACAGCCCTCATGGATACCAGACGGGTGCTTTTGGAAAATGGAACATTGGCTTTGCCCCGGGTTCAAGGCCTACAGAAAGAGGTTTTGATGAGTTTTTAGGAATTGCTTCCGGAAATGTTGACCACTTTTCACATGTATATGCAGGACGCCATGACCTTTACCACAATACCACTGCAATCAATAGGCATGGAGAATACAGTACAGATTTGTTTGCCAATGCGGCCATAGATTTTATTAACGAGAAAACTTCTGAAAATAAGCCATGGATGGTTTATTTACCCTTCGACGCACCCCATCATCCGGGGGACAGGAATATTGCACCGGGGGAAGAGAATATTTGGAAAGCGCCGGATTATGCTTTTAAACCTTACGGTTTGAGCCCTGATGAAAGAGATCCCAAAAAGAGATTCAATGCCATTGTTACTGCAATTGACATGGCTGTAGGCAGGTTAATGGATTCATTGGACGAATTGGGAATAGCTGACAATACCTTTGTATTTTTCTACTCCGACAACGGCGCATTTTATCCCTACTTGGATATTCAGTCCAACGCGCCTTTAAACGGTGCAGGGGTAACCCTTTGGGAAGGAGGAATCCGTGTTCCTGCCTTGGTGAGATGGCCCGGTAAGGTAAAAGCAAATGAAACCATTGATACCAGACTTTGGTCCTTGGACCTGATGCAGGCTGCCGCTAATTTGGCTGAGGCAGAGTTGCCACAAGACAGGTATTACGATGGAAGAAACCCACTGCCAGTATTAACAGGAGCAACTAAACATTCTCCCCATGCCTCCATGTTTTTTAAATACAAGGGGCAGGAGGCATTGATATGGGGAGATTATAAAATCTTTAGAGAAAGTAATGAAGAGCCCTGGAAGCTTTTTAACCTTCAGGAAGATATCGGAGAAACCAATGACTTGGCTGAGAAAAGGCCTGATTTGGTGAAAAAATTAGAAGAACCATTTAAATTAACGGAAGCGGAGATTAAGAGTGATTTGGAACGAGAACGACTGACACCTTATACCTCCAATAATAATTAA
- a CDS encoding RagB/SusD family nutrient uptake outer membrane protein, translated as MKNFKYILLCLTIFSLVACQEDLLETIPNDRISKEIFWKTLEDLEYASNAVYPSLDGTNIFYFDGITDQLMTNHPFNSNTDIQRGFGTIASGKFYSEWQNAYRGIRRANDFMDNVDLVEEDDQEAINRFKGEVMTLRAYIYLKLIMLYGDVPLITSGIDIEGGRTITRTPIVEIWDFIEDELSQAADWLPYENNGRIDKGAALALKARAMLYAQRYNEAAEAAKEVMDSGVFSLYPDYFNLFQYEGENNSEVILAREFAVDVNAHNIYSSVAPWSQTSGSSGSLYVPTKAIIDAYPMANGLAIEDPESGFDPYNPYDNRDPRLKQSVFLTGITPLPDGGTYGSIPGTDGSDAVQITVYSTASGFNVRKYVDAADYSNPSNSGLNIMLIRYAEVLLTYAEAKIELGELDETVYAAINEVRQRESVMLPSVTSEQASTQESLRSIVRNERQIELAFEGFRLFDIRRWKIAEDVMPGVPLGMQYVDGDGNLIQISLDGFDRSFDPERDYLWPIPNRERELNTALTQNTGW; from the coding sequence ATGAAGAATTTTAAATATATATTGCTGTGCTTAACTATCTTTTCATTGGTGGCATGTCAAGAAGATTTATTAGAAACAATTCCAAACGATAGGATTTCAAAAGAGATCTTTTGGAAAACACTAGAAGATTTAGAATATGCCTCTAATGCTGTTTATCCTTCTTTAGACGGAACAAATATTTTCTATTTTGATGGAATAACAGATCAGTTGATGACCAACCATCCATTTAATTCAAACACGGATATTCAACGTGGGTTTGGTACTATCGCTTCAGGTAAATTTTATTCAGAGTGGCAAAATGCTTATAGAGGCATACGAAGAGCCAATGATTTTATGGACAATGTAGACCTTGTAGAAGAGGATGATCAAGAGGCTATTAATAGGTTTAAAGGTGAAGTAATGACACTTAGGGCTTACATATACCTTAAATTGATTATGCTGTATGGAGATGTTCCTTTAATTACTTCGGGAATAGATATTGAAGGAGGGCGTACGATCACAAGAACTCCAATAGTAGAGATATGGGATTTTATAGAAGATGAACTTTCCCAAGCGGCAGATTGGCTTCCATATGAAAATAATGGAAGAATTGATAAAGGTGCAGCTTTGGCATTAAAAGCCAGAGCAATGCTGTATGCTCAAAGGTACAACGAAGCCGCAGAAGCTGCTAAGGAAGTGATGGACAGTGGAGTCTTCAGCTTATACCCTGATTATTTTAATCTTTTTCAGTATGAAGGAGAAAACAATTCTGAGGTTATTCTTGCAAGGGAATTTGCGGTAGATGTAAACGCACATAATATTTATTCAAGCGTAGCTCCTTGGAGTCAGACTTCAGGAAGTAGTGGGAGTTTGTATGTGCCAACAAAAGCCATTATCGATGCATATCCAATGGCTAATGGATTGGCTATTGAGGATCCTGAAAGCGGTTTTGATCCTTATAATCCTTATGATAATAGGGATCCAAGGTTGAAACAATCAGTGTTTTTGACAGGCATTACACCTTTACCTGATGGAGGTACTTATGGATCCATTCCGGGCACAGATGGCTCAGATGCAGTTCAAATTACTGTTTATTCTACTGCTTCGGGTTTTAATGTGAGAAAGTATGTGGATGCTGCAGATTATAGTAATCCTTCAAACTCAGGTTTAAATATCATGTTAATTCGTTATGCAGAAGTATTACTGACTTATGCAGAGGCTAAAATAGAGCTGGGTGAGTTGGATGAAACTGTTTATGCTGCAATAAATGAGGTGAGACAAAGAGAAAGCGTTATGCTACCTTCAGTAACATCAGAACAAGCTTCAACTCAAGAAAGTTTGCGCTCCATTGTCAGAAATGAGCGCCAGATTGAGTTGGCATTTGAAGGATTCCGCTTATTTGATATTCGAAGATGGAAAATTGCTGAAGATGTGATGCCCGGTGTTCCACTTGGGATGCAATATGTAGATGGTGATGGCAATTTGATTCAAATTTCGCTGGATGGTTTTGATAGGTCCTTTGATCCTGAAAGGGATTATCTATGGCCTATTCCTAACAGGGAAAGAGAATTGAATACGGCATTGACCCAAAACACAGGTTGGTAA
- a CDS encoding SusC/RagA family TonB-linked outer membrane protein, whose product MKTKILHLIKMVSRHILYGLLLQVIFLSTLLANDTNAQIKPIDETYLQVNQAEWHIRNIIDLVEKQTEYRLVFADDQFKGNSKLVLEPGRKSVYEILYEISANTALKFKQVNNTIYVGRLPETENSSEEELITPIKGVVKDVNGAPIPGATIVVEGTTIGTVSDLDGNFSIEVPEGEVLVITFIGYESQRIVPGTQTQLSIVLKEDQTSLDEVVVVGYGVQEKLSVTNSLAQVDGEKLERRPVADFQQSLQGLAPGVTVVDQGGRPGNSNINIRIRGITTLGNNNPLVIVDGIEQRINDINPNDIASVTVLKDASSAAIYGSRAANGVILVTTKRGTEGKISVSYDGYFALQEVTNRPEHMDLESYFRLENDAYANAGRTIPYTDEYIDNYVANAPSPEYPLPFPYWRKDELGMLKTAPQQNHTLSVSGGGENFTGRFSVRHQEIDGVAPNFSDKLNEFRMNLDLKASEKIKFSGDLNYRTKESLQPAGRSVAGNGESLVFQYMLHASKFSWPKYESGEYGLGPQVNNPLLFAELTGDSRTINDYLTGSVKFDYEILPGLNFSTQYAIRNTHVQVKNFLNQYRNEDPLTGRVAQRAFNSLREYRSNTREGTLNSLLTYTKAINKHKFTGLLGYSTIEHETNYITGYRQEFYNNDVQSLSQGSNENRDATGVDSEWGLRSYFSRLNYNFNDRYFIEVNGRYDGSSRFNQDNRYSFFPSFSAGWRLSEETFWTEWKDLINEFKLRGSYGGTGNQAVGLYSFYETLSAINYSFNEAPVQGFTQTNLANQNLTWETTYQTNIGFDMGLMEDRISLTFDYYDKTTDGILLQLPIPALIGLGAPVQNAGVVNNRGYEIGLNYRGGQKLTYDLGLNFSQNKNEVIDLVNSGPYISGGTTAPRFIIQEGMPINSHWGYITDGVFQTQEEVDNYPTLRPNSAPGDVKYVDVNEDGIINENDHQYLGLSFPKFDFGMNGTFTYGNFDLFYQFQGAAGHKTRLDGAFQQIATYETFTHAIYTDNYWTPENPDAEFPRPIKGDPRNFQTSDSQLIDASYLRLKNVVLGYTLPESILEKVSVNSIRVFLGATNLLTFSELNRWDLDPEIPSGRGQYYPQVSMYSLGANVRF is encoded by the coding sequence ATGAAAACAAAAATACTTCACCTAATTAAAATGGTATCACGTCATATCTTATATGGTTTGCTGTTGCAGGTGATCTTCCTAAGTACCTTACTTGCGAATGACACAAATGCGCAAATCAAGCCAATAGATGAAACTTATCTACAGGTCAATCAGGCTGAATGGCATATTAGAAATATTATTGATCTCGTTGAAAAGCAAACTGAATACAGGTTGGTTTTTGCAGATGATCAGTTTAAGGGTAATAGCAAACTTGTATTGGAACCGGGCCGAAAATCTGTCTATGAAATTCTATATGAAATTTCAGCAAATACGGCACTTAAGTTTAAACAGGTAAACAATACCATTTATGTGGGTAGACTGCCCGAAACCGAAAATTCATCTGAAGAAGAATTGATCACTCCTATTAAGGGAGTAGTTAAGGATGTAAATGGAGCTCCTATACCAGGAGCAACAATAGTTGTTGAAGGTACCACTATTGGTACGGTGTCTGATCTTGATGGTAATTTTAGTATTGAAGTCCCTGAAGGGGAGGTACTTGTGATCACTTTTATTGGCTACGAGTCCCAGCGAATTGTACCTGGTACTCAGACTCAACTCTCCATCGTATTAAAAGAGGATCAGACATCGCTTGATGAAGTAGTAGTCGTAGGTTATGGTGTTCAGGAGAAATTATCTGTAACCAACTCACTGGCGCAAGTAGATGGAGAAAAGCTTGAAAGGAGACCTGTAGCAGATTTTCAACAATCACTTCAAGGACTGGCTCCTGGAGTCACAGTTGTAGATCAGGGGGGCAGACCGGGCAACAGTAATATTAATATTCGAATTCGAGGAATCACCACGCTTGGGAACAACAATCCTTTAGTAATAGTGGATGGAATTGAACAAAGAATCAATGACATTAACCCGAATGATATTGCTTCAGTAACAGTGCTTAAAGATGCTTCCTCTGCAGCTATCTATGGATCAAGAGCTGCTAATGGTGTTATTTTGGTAACAACCAAACGTGGTACAGAAGGTAAGATTTCTGTTAGCTATGACGGTTATTTTGCCTTGCAGGAGGTAACCAACAGACCTGAGCATATGGACCTGGAAAGCTATTTCCGCTTGGAAAATGATGCCTATGCAAATGCGGGCAGAACTATTCCTTACACTGATGAATATATTGACAATTATGTTGCCAATGCACCAAGTCCTGAATACCCTCTCCCTTTTCCTTACTGGAGAAAAGATGAACTTGGCATGCTTAAGACAGCACCTCAACAAAATCACACCCTCTCAGTAAGTGGAGGAGGTGAAAATTTTACTGGAAGATTTAGTGTTAGACATCAGGAAATTGATGGTGTTGCACCGAATTTCAGCGATAAACTGAATGAGTTTAGGATGAATTTGGACCTTAAAGCATCTGAAAAAATTAAGTTTTCAGGTGATTTAAATTACCGGACTAAAGAATCACTTCAGCCTGCAGGAAGGTCTGTAGCAGGAAATGGTGAGTCACTGGTATTTCAGTACATGCTTCATGCTAGTAAATTTTCATGGCCAAAATATGAGTCAGGTGAATATGGGCTAGGTCCACAAGTGAATAACCCACTTCTATTTGCCGAACTTACAGGAGACAGCAGAACAATAAATGATTACTTGACGGGGAGTGTAAAATTCGACTATGAAATCCTACCTGGGTTAAATTTCTCCACACAGTATGCTATAAGAAATACGCATGTTCAAGTGAAAAATTTTCTGAATCAATATAGAAATGAAGACCCATTAACCGGAAGAGTTGCCCAACGTGCTTTTAACAGTCTAAGGGAATACAGGTCCAATACTCGAGAAGGTACTTTAAATAGCCTTTTGACTTATACTAAAGCTATAAACAAGCATAAATTTACTGGTTTACTGGGCTATTCAACAATAGAACATGAGACAAACTATATTACCGGTTATCGACAAGAGTTTTATAACAACGATGTTCAATCTTTAAGTCAAGGTTCCAATGAAAACCGCGATGCTACCGGAGTTGATAGTGAGTGGGGGCTTAGATCTTATTTTTCTAGGTTAAATTATAACTTCAATGATCGTTATTTCATTGAAGTGAATGGTCGCTATGACGGATCATCACGATTCAATCAAGATAACAGATATAGTTTTTTCCCTTCTTTTTCTGCAGGTTGGAGATTGTCTGAAGAAACTTTCTGGACAGAATGGAAAGATTTGATAAATGAATTTAAATTAAGAGGTTCGTATGGTGGTACTGGTAACCAGGCAGTAGGGTTATATTCATTCTATGAAACCCTAAGCGCTATCAATTATTCATTCAATGAAGCACCGGTACAAGGATTTACGCAAACCAATCTTGCCAATCAGAATCTAACTTGGGAAACCACCTATCAAACCAATATTGGTTTTGATATGGGTTTAATGGAAGATAGGATTTCTTTGACTTTTGATTATTATGATAAAACTACCGATGGAATTTTACTTCAATTGCCAATTCCAGCTTTAATCGGTTTAGGAGCTCCAGTACAGAATGCAGGAGTTGTTAACAATAGAGGGTATGAAATTGGATTAAATTATCGTGGAGGTCAGAAATTAACTTATGACCTGGGACTTAATTTCAGTCAAAACAAAAATGAGGTGATTGATTTAGTGAATTCGGGGCCTTACATATCTGGAGGTACAACCGCACCCCGATTCATTATACAAGAAGGAATGCCTATAAATTCTCACTGGGGTTATATTACAGATGGAGTATTTCAAACACAGGAAGAGGTAGATAATTACCCTACGCTTAGACCCAATAGTGCTCCCGGAGATGTTAAGTATGTAGATGTAAATGAAGATGGAATTATCAATGAAAATGACCATCAATACCTGGGCTTATCTTTCCCTAAATTTGATTTTGGCATGAACGGTACTTTTACCTATGGTAATTTTGATTTGTTTTACCAATTTCAAGGAGCTGCAGGACATAAGACCAGACTAGATGGTGCTTTTCAGCAAATTGCTACTTATGAAACTTTTACCCATGCGATTTATACGGATAACTATTGGACACCGGAAAATCCAGATGCAGAGTTTCCAAGACCAATCAAAGGGGATCCTAGGAATTTTCAAACCTCAGATTCGCAGTTGATTGATGCTTCTTACCTAAGATTGAAGAATGTAGTTTTAGGATATACACTGCCTGAATCAATTTTAGAAAAAGTTTCAGTAAACAGTATTCGTGTTTTTCTTGGGGCTACCAATTTGTTGACTTTTTCTGAGTTAAATAGATGGGATTTGGATCCTGAGATACCTTCAGGAAGGGGACAGTATTACCCACAAGTAAGCATGTATTCCCTTGGAGCAAACGTTAGGTTTTAA
- a CDS encoding FecR family protein has product MDKEKLRRYLNGLSPKKEEIEVGKWLENNNSGKEINKIFEASWEESAHTIYSDNKKNDLWSKIEQKTGNKSEITIDRNRYPLLKSAAVWLILAGFLFLSAKVILENSSKTQEEVVLTEWIEKSVPSGEKLYLILPDESKVLVNSNSNIKFPSTFNKQFREVYLEGEAFFEVHQDLERPFIVFAGELTTEVLGTSFNVSNRPTGTKVALIEGKVKVKNATNEAFLLPGEMVEHGINNSEKLTVKPFKYANEIAWKDGQIKFQKKKLKAVLQQLEDWYGVKFDTDKNINIDRTVSGTFQNDNLDNLLSGLGFTLNFNHKIENKNVKLNSN; this is encoded by the coding sequence TTGGACAAAGAAAAATTAAGACGTTACCTAAATGGTTTATCTCCTAAAAAGGAAGAAATAGAGGTAGGTAAATGGCTTGAGAATAATAATTCTGGAAAGGAAATCAATAAGATATTTGAGGCATCTTGGGAAGAATCTGCACATACCATCTATTCTGATAATAAGAAAAATGACCTCTGGAGTAAAATAGAACAGAAGACAGGTAATAAATCTGAAATTACAATTGACCGGAATAGGTATCCACTATTAAAATCTGCAGCAGTATGGTTGATATTGGCAGGTTTTCTATTTTTATCTGCAAAAGTAATTTTGGAAAATAGCTCCAAAACTCAGGAGGAAGTTGTTCTAACAGAATGGATCGAGAAATCTGTTCCTTCAGGTGAGAAGTTATATCTCATCCTTCCTGATGAAAGCAAAGTGTTAGTAAACAGTAATTCCAATATCAAATTTCCTTCTACATTCAATAAGCAATTCAGAGAGGTCTATTTGGAAGGAGAGGCATTTTTCGAAGTGCACCAGGATTTGGAAAGACCTTTTATAGTTTTTGCAGGAGAATTAACTACGGAGGTATTGGGGACAAGCTTTAATGTCAGCAACAGGCCAACAGGTACTAAAGTAGCTTTAATTGAAGGTAAGGTCAAGGTGAAAAATGCCACTAATGAGGCCTTCTTATTGCCGGGAGAAATGGTTGAACATGGGATAAATAATTCCGAGAAATTGACAGTAAAACCCTTTAAATATGCCAATGAAATTGCTTGGAAAGACGGGCAAATAAAGTTTCAAAAGAAAAAGCTTAAAGCCGTTCTTCAGCAACTAGAGGATTGGTATGGGGTGAAATTTGATACAGATAAAAATATCAACATAGACAGGACTGTTTCGGGTACCTTTCAAAATGATAACCTTGATAATTTGCTTTCCGGTTTGGGCTTTACATTGAACTTCAATCACAAAATTGAGAATAAAAATGTCAAACTTAATTCAAATTAG
- a CDS encoding RNA polymerase sigma factor produces MKKRVRKKSQHNETDLVLLLKQGDKFAFEELYHRYIDRMLGFASSFLLNAEEAEEVVQIVFIGVWDNRKSFDPEKSFSAYLYRSIKNRILNRIRDQKKMCDLSNISDEKSFDGLDIEREICLKETTREALEVVSKMPKIRQRVFILSKIDGLSNKEIAEKLSISTRTVEHHIYKAKKSFKVNNFDNIVLFLLFMNEILYC; encoded by the coding sequence TTGAAGAAAAGAGTGAGGAAAAAATCTCAACATAATGAAACGGATTTAGTCTTGCTTTTAAAACAAGGTGACAAATTTGCATTTGAGGAGTTGTACCATCGGTACATAGACAGAATGTTGGGTTTTGCCTCTTCCTTTCTATTAAATGCAGAAGAGGCAGAAGAGGTTGTACAAATAGTTTTTATAGGTGTTTGGGACAATAGAAAATCTTTTGACCCTGAAAAGTCTTTCTCAGCATATCTTTATAGGTCCATCAAAAATAGAATACTTAATCGGATAAGAGATCAAAAAAAAATGTGTGATCTTTCTAATATTTCGGATGAAAAATCTTTTGATGGGTTGGACATTGAAAGAGAAATTTGCCTGAAGGAAACAACACGTGAAGCGCTTGAAGTTGTTAGTAAAATGCCTAAAATTCGACAAAGAGTTTTTATTTTAAGTAAAATCGATGGCTTGTCTAATAAGGAAATCGCAGAAAAATTATCAATTTCTACCCGTACTGTTGAGCACCATATTTATAAGGCAAAAAAGTCTTTTAAGGTGAATAATTTTGATAACATAGTTTTATTTCTGCTTTTTATGAATGAAATTTTGTATTGCTGA
- a CDS encoding alkaline phosphatase D family protein produces MNFNNRRDFFKKIFTGLLTFAVAPKIASKANSFTIKMDTEGPFFTNGFKIAEVDTKTSMLWTRLCAQAEPNPVRHERIEKVFRHPIDFDENQEVSKMDGAVAGTEGLVRAIVKDKQGRVVFTSDWKKASAENDFTAQIPVKGLKPGHAYQIELEAKSTASRKVNYESGAFSTAPGRNDKVPVLLTTSTCQYFWSFDDKKRGFHTYDSMAKLNPDFFVHTGDYIYYDKPGPLAKNIEKARHKWHAMNGWPSLRDFFKKVPIYMIKDDHDVLKDDAYLGKGPYGDLTFQDGVKLWYENVPIDDKPYRTVRWGKDLQFWMVEGREYRSANDMEDGVEKSIWGKEQIDWFTKSVAESDATFKLLFTATPIVGPDREKKKDNHSNSNFSHEGEWLRRYLSSQKNMFVVNGDRHWQYVSKDAETGLMEFGSGPVSDYHVQGWDKGDVRREHQYLNLIGGFLSIHVDRKSGKPKISFKHRDVFGKEMHEESFIG; encoded by the coding sequence ATGAACTTTAATAACAGAAGAGATTTTTTTAAAAAGATTTTCACTGGACTTCTAACGTTTGCAGTAGCACCCAAGATTGCCTCAAAAGCCAATTCTTTTACCATCAAGATGGATACTGAAGGGCCCTTTTTTACCAATGGATTTAAAATAGCAGAGGTAGATACCAAGACATCGATGCTTTGGACAAGGCTTTGTGCTCAGGCCGAACCAAACCCTGTTAGACATGAACGAATAGAAAAGGTGTTCAGACATCCAATTGATTTTGATGAAAATCAGGAGGTAAGTAAAATGGATGGGGCTGTAGCTGGAACAGAGGGTTTGGTAAGGGCTATAGTGAAAGATAAACAAGGGCGTGTTGTTTTTACTTCTGACTGGAAAAAGGCAAGCGCTGAGAATGACTTTACAGCCCAAATTCCAGTGAAGGGACTTAAGCCGGGACATGCTTATCAAATTGAATTGGAAGCAAAAAGTACAGCATCCAGAAAAGTGAATTATGAAAGTGGGGCTTTTTCAACCGCACCAGGGAGGAATGACAAAGTTCCTGTACTTTTAACTACTTCCACTTGTCAGTATTTCTGGAGTTTTGATGACAAGAAAAGAGGTTTTCATACCTATGACAGCATGGCCAAACTCAATCCCGACTTTTTTGTGCATACAGGTGATTACATCTATTATGACAAACCAGGCCCATTGGCTAAAAATATTGAAAAAGCACGTCACAAATGGCACGCAATGAATGGCTGGCCTTCCTTGAGAGATTTTTTCAAGAAAGTCCCTATTTATATGATCAAGGATGACCATGATGTATTAAAAGACGATGCTTATCTTGGCAAAGGACCTTATGGAGATTTAACCTTTCAAGATGGCGTTAAGCTTTGGTATGAAAATGTACCAATAGATGACAAACCTTATCGTACAGTTCGCTGGGGCAAAGACCTACAATTCTGGATGGTGGAAGGCAGAGAGTACAGGTCGGCCAATGACATGGAAGATGGTGTTGAAAAGAGTATTTGGGGTAAGGAGCAAATAGATTGGTTTACCAAATCTGTAGCTGAATCAGATGCTACTTTCAAACTTCTTTTTACGGCTACTCCCATAGTTGGTCCGGATAGAGAGAAAAAGAAAGACAATCATTCCAATAGTAACTTTAGCCATGAAGGAGAATGGTTAAGGCGCTACCTTTCCAGCCAGAAAAACATGTTTGTAGTAAATGGAGACAGGCACTGGCAATACGTTTCCAAAGATGCTGAAACGGGACTGATGGAATTTGGATCAGGCCCGGTGAGTGATTATCATGTGCAGGGTTGGGATAAAGGTGACGTTCGGCGAGAGCATCAATACCTTAATTTGATAGGAGGCTTTCTGTCTATTCATGTAGACAGGAAATCAGGTAAGCCAAAAATCAGTTTCAAACATAGAGATGTTTTTGGAAAGGAAATGCATGAGGAATCCTTTATTGGATAA